One genomic region from Aerosakkonema funiforme FACHB-1375 encodes:
- a CDS encoding Npun_F0813 family protein produces the protein MFILKRQDVEITSVQHPKRDQQIPILNYQGQTFRLISVFRANQEEEAKAFWRDLTDNRGKACVLLEEPERYSVWGKIRLDQLAGDVAGDAKTTALTQACLLLLQGVYIDIEDLLGARQAGLFQKNLTEILQQWRFPQADSPQAINNLLTMDPLSTNQLPPWEEHHLITLLQELYRLGKQYFGNASFVSRAMDTLQDLPGSEQTQFIEWLNQSPLGKLWQ, from the coding sequence AGCGGGACCAGCAGATTCCGATTCTCAATTATCAGGGGCAAACGTTTCGCTTAATCAGTGTGTTCAGAGCGAACCAAGAGGAAGAAGCTAAAGCCTTCTGGCGGGATCTGACGGATAACCGAGGGAAAGCCTGTGTCCTATTGGAGGAACCGGAACGATATAGTGTCTGGGGCAAGATCCGTTTAGATCAGCTCGCTGGCGATGTCGCTGGCGATGCAAAAACGACTGCTCTCACTCAAGCCTGTCTGTTGCTGCTCCAAGGGGTTTATATAGACATAGAAGATCTCTTAGGAGCCAGACAGGCGGGATTGTTTCAAAAAAATCTGACGGAAATACTTCAACAGTGGCGCTTTCCACAGGCAGACTCTCCCCAAGCTATCAATAACCTGCTCACAATGGACCCGCTGAGTACCAACCAGCTTCCCCCTTGGGAAGAACATCATCTAATTACCCTGTTGCAAGAACTTTATCGTCTTGGTAAACAATATTTCGGAAACGCCAGCTTCGTCAGTCGAGCTATGGACACCCTACAAGACCTGCCAGGATCTGAACAGACCCAGTTTATCGAATGGTTGAATCAATCTCCCCTCGGTAAGCTTTGGCAGTAG